The DNA region TCCGGAGTCCAAGCCGTTCTGGGACGCCGCCGCACAGAGCCGCCTCGTCGTCGAACGGTGCGACGACTGCGGGCTCCACGTGTTCCCGCCCCGGGGCATCTGCCGCCGGTGTCTCGGCCGGTCGCTGTCCTGGGTCGACGTCGCGCCGCCGGCGGTGCTCCACGCCTTCACACACAACCACCACCCGTGGGCGCCGGGTCTCGGCGTCTACACGGTGGGTCTGGTGGAACTTCCCGAACACGACCGCATCCGCATGGTCGGCGTGCTCGACCAGTTGGAACGCGAACCCCGCATCGGGGAC from Sporichthya brevicatena includes:
- a CDS encoding Zn-ribbon domain-containing OB-fold protein, which gives rise to MTRAMPAARAMASRPSLEDLAVLGVRPAITPESKPFWDAAAQSRLVVERCDDCGLHVFPPRGICRRCLGRSLSWVDVAPPAVLHAFTHNHHPWAPGLGVYTVGLVELPEHDRIRMVGVLDQLEREPRIGDLLDFTFTPFSEGLTRIGFVPWLGA